A window from Macaca nemestrina isolate mMacNem1 chromosome 8, mMacNem.hap1, whole genome shotgun sequence encodes these proteins:
- the LOC105488481 gene encoding LOW QUALITY PROTEIN: glycosylphosphatidylinositol anchor attachment 1 protein (The sequence of the model RefSeq protein was modified relative to this genomic sequence to represent the inferred CDS: deleted 1 base in 1 codon) encodes MGLLSDPVRRRALARLVLRLNAPLCVLSYVAGIAWFLALVFPPLTQRTYMSENAMGSTMVEEQFAGGDRARAFARDFAAHRKKSGALPVAWLERTMRSVGLEVYTQSFSRKLPFPDETHERYMVSGTNVYGILRAPRAASTESLVLTVPCGSDSTNSQAVGLLLALAAHFRGQIYWAKDIIFLVTEHDLLGTEAWLEAYHDVNVTGMQSSPLQGRAGAIQAAVALELSSDVVTSLDVAVEGLNGQLPNLDLLNLFQTFCQKGGLLCTLQGKLQPQDWTSLDGPLQGLQTLLLMVLRQASGRPHGSHGLFLRYRVEALTLRGINSFRQYKYDLVAVGKALEGMFRKLNHLLERLHQSFFLYLLPALSRFVSIGLYMPAAGFLLLVLGLKALELWMQLHEAEVGLEEPGGAPGPSVPLPPSQGVGLASLVAPLLISQAMGLALYVLPVLGQHVATQYFPVAEAEAVVLTLLAIYAAGLALPHNTHRVVSTQAPDRGWMALKLVALIYLALQLGCIALTNFSLGFLLATTMVPAAALAKPHGPRTLYAALLVLTSPAATLLGSLFLWRELQEAPLSLAEGWQLFLAALAQGVLEHHTYGALLFPLLSLGLYPCWLLFWNVLFWK; translated from the exons ATGGGCCTCCTGTCGGACCCCGTTCGCCGGCGCGCGCTCGCCCGCCTCGTGCTGCGCCTCAACGCGCCGCTGTG CGTGCTGAGCTACGTGGCGGGCATCGCCTGGTTCTTGGCGCTGGTTTTCCCGCCGCTGACCCAGCGCACTTACATGTCGGAGAACGCCATGGGCTCCACCATGGTGGAGGAGCAGTTTGCGGGCGGAGACCGTGCCCGGGCTTTTGCACGGGACTTCGCTGCCCACCGCAAGAAGTCGGG GGCTCTACCAGTGGCCTGGCTTGAACGGACGATGCGGTCAGTAGGGCTGGAGGTCTACACGCAGAGTTTCTCCCGGAAACTGCCCTTCCCAGATGAGACCCACGAGCGCTAT ATGGTGTCAGGCACCAACGTATACGGCATCCTGCGGGCCCCTCGTGCTGCCAGCACGGAGTCGCTTGTGCTCACCGTGCCCTGTGGCTCAGACTCTACCAACAGCCAGGCTGTGGGGCTGCTGCTGGCACTGGCTGCCCACTTCCGGG GGCAGATTTACTGGGCCAAAGATATCATCTTCCTGGTAACAGAACACGACCTTCTGGGCACTGAGGCTTGGCTTGAAGCCTACCACGATGTCAATGTCACTG GCATGCAGTCGTCACCCCTGCAGGGCCGAGCTGGGGCCATTCAGGCT GCCGTGGCGCTGGAGCTGAGCAGTGATGTGGTCACCAGCCTCGATGTGGCTGTGGAGGGGCTCAACGGGCAGCTGCCCAACCTTGACCTGCTCAATCTCTTCCAGACCTTCTGCCAGAAAGGGGGCCTGTTGTGCACGCTTCAGGGCAAG CTACAGCCTCAGGACTGGACGTCATTGGATGGACCGCTGCAGGGCCTGCAGACACTGCTGCTCATGGTTCTGCGGCAGGCCTCCGGCCGCCCCCACGGCTCCCATGGCCTCTTCCTGCGCTACCGTGTGGAGGCCCTAACCCTGCGGGGCATCAATAGCTTCCGCCAGTACAAGTATGACCTGGTGGCAGTGGGCAA GGCTTTGGAGGGCATGTTCCGCAAGCTCAACCACCTCCTGGAGCGCCTACACCAGTCCTTCTTCCTCTACTTGCTCCCCGCCCTCTCCCGCTTCGTCTCCATCGGCCTCTACATGCCCGCTGCCGGCTTCTTGCTCCTGGTCCTTGGTCTCAAG GCTCTGGAACTGTGGATGCAGCTGCATGAGGCCGAAGTGGGCCTTGAGGAGCCCGggggggcccctggccccagtgTCCCCCTTCCCCCATCACAG GGTGTGGGGCTGGCCTCGCTCGTGGCACCTCTGCTGATCTCGCAGGCCATGGGACTGGCCCTCTATGTCCTGCCAGTGCTGGGCCAACACGTGGCCACCCAGTACTTCCCAGTggcagaggctgaggctgtggtgCTGACGCTGCTGGCGATTTATGCGGctggcctggccctgccccacAACACACACCG GGTGGTAAGCACACAGGCCCCAGACAGGGGCTGGATGGCACTGAAGCTGGTAGCCCTGATCTACCTAGCACTGCAGCTGGGCTGCATCGCGCTCACCAACTTCTCACTGGGCTTCCTGCTGGCCACCACCATGGTGCCCGCCGCTGCGCTTGCCAAGCCTCATGGGCCCCG GACTCTCTATGCTGCCCTGCTGGTGCTGACAAGCCCAGCAGCCACGCTCCTTGGCAGCCTGTTCCTGTGGCGGGAGCTTCAGGAGGCGCCACTGTCACTGGCCGAGGGCTGGCAGCTCTTCCTGGCAGCGCTGGCCCAGGGTGTGCTGGAGCACCACACCTACGGTGCCCTGCTCTTCCCACTGCTGTCTCTGGGCCTCTACCCCTGCTGGCTACTTTTCTGGAATGTGCTCTTCTGGAAGTGA